The sequence CTTCGGCACCCGGCCGGCGCCGAAGTCCTAGGAGCGGGCCCAGGTCGGGGTGATCGCGATGCGCGCCATCCGGTCGTACAGGTCACGGCAGTTCCGCTCGAACCGCGCGGCGGCCTCGGCGTCCATGCTCTTGCGGGCCGCGGCGAGGTACTCCTCGACCACGCCGTCGACGATGCGGACGTCCACCCGTCCGCGTACCGACAAAGCCCGGTCCTGGTCCGGGGTGCCGCCCGCGTCGACGGCCAGGGCGACGGTCGGATGGGCCCGCAGCGCCGCGACCTTGGGCGCCGTGGCGGCCGTGGAGATCACGAACTGCTCGCCGGTCCAGTAGATGCCGACCAGGACCACCCGGGGCGTGCCGTCCTTCGCGGTGTAGGCGAGGTGGCCCGAGGAGGCCGCGTCGAGCAGTTCTGCCGCGTCGACCAGTTCGGTGGCCACGGCGTGCTGATCCGTCACGGCCGTCCTTCCGGTCGGACGCGGCGCCACTCGCCACGCTCGTACCGGGGACGGTACTGATCCCCCGTTCTCGACATCGATCCCGACGCACCGGCGCACCGACGGCCCCGCCGCCCGTCGCGGGTACGTGCGGCGGGGCCGTCGGG comes from Streptomyces sp. NBC_00448 and encodes:
- a CDS encoding pyridoxamine 5'-phosphate oxidase family protein; protein product: MTDQHAVATELVDAAELLDAASSGHLAYTAKDGTPRVVLVGIYWTGEQFVISTAATAPKVAALRAHPTVALAVDAGGTPDQDRALSVRGRVDVRIVDGVVEEYLAAARKSMDAEAAARFERNCRDLYDRMARIAITPTWARS